One genomic region from Cyanobium usitatum str. Tous encodes:
- the nrdR gene encoding transcriptional regulator NrdR — translation MQCPSCQHTDSRVLESRAADSGRSVRRRRECLNCEFRFTTYERVETVPITVVKRNSSRETFNRVKLLHGLLRACEKTGLEPARLEGVVDEIELQLQQRSGREVSSAEIGELVLQQLSEMSEVAYVRFASVYRQFQGVSDFVATLEGLHKRSSGRLRKASLATVG, via the coding sequence ATGCAATGTCCCTCATGCCAACACACCGACAGCCGGGTGCTCGAATCTCGAGCGGCCGACAGTGGTCGCAGCGTGAGGCGGCGGCGTGAATGTCTCAACTGCGAATTCCGCTTCACTACCTATGAGCGGGTAGAGACCGTGCCCATCACTGTGGTGAAGCGCAACTCCTCGCGCGAAACCTTCAATCGCGTCAAGTTGCTGCACGGGCTGCTGCGCGCCTGCGAAAAAACAGGCCTAGAGCCGGCCAGGCTCGAAGGGGTGGTGGATGAAATCGAACTCCAGCTGCAGCAGCGCAGCGGACGGGAGGTGAGCAGTGCTGAAATCGGTGAACTTGTGCTTCAGCAGCTCAGCGAAATGAGTGAGGTTGCCTATGTGCGCTTCGCCTCCGTCTATCGCCAGTTCCAGGGCGTAAGCGATTTTGTGGCCACCTTGGAAGGACTGCACAAGCGCAGTAGTGGCCGCTTACGCAAAGCCAGCTTGGCCACTGTCGGCTGA
- a CDS encoding photosystem II reaction center protein T: MESFAYILILALAISTLFFAIAFRDPPKIGK, translated from the coding sequence ATGGAAAGCTTCGCTTACATCCTGATCCTGGCCCTGGCCATCTCCACGCTCTTCTTTGCAATCGCCTTCCGCGATCCCCCCAAGATCGGCAAATAA
- the psbB gene encoding photosystem II chlorophyll-binding protein CP47: protein MGLPWYRVHTVVINDPGRLLAVHLMHTALVAGWAGSMALYELAIFDPSDAVLNPMWRQGMFVMPFMARLGVTGSWGGWSITGETGVDPGFWSFEGVAAAHIVFSGLLFLAAIWHWTYWDLEIWQDPRTGEPALDLPKIFGIHLLLAGLGCFGFGAFHLTGVFGPGMWVSDPYGVTGHLEAVQPSWGPEGFNPFNPGGIVAHHIAAGIVGIIAGIFHITTRPPERLYKALRMGNIETVLASAIAAVFFAAFIVAGTMWYGAAATPVELFGPTRYQWDQSYFKTEINRRVQTALDNGATKEQAYASIPEKLAFYDYVGNSPAKGGLFRVGPMVNGDGLPTGWIGHISFTDKDGRDLEVRRLPNFFENFPVILLDQEGIVRADIPFRRAEAKYSFEQTGVTATVYGGALNGQVFTDPADVKRLARKAQLGEAFEFDRETYHSDGVFRSSPRGWFTFGHATFALLFFFGHIWHGARTLYRDVFAGIDPDLGEQVEFGLFQKLGDRSTRRLPEGYVPPAGSPLS from the coding sequence ATGGGATTGCCCTGGTATCGGGTGCACACGGTCGTGATCAACGACCCGGGCCGTCTGCTCGCCGTGCACCTCATGCACACCGCCCTGGTTGCCGGCTGGGCCGGCTCCATGGCGCTCTATGAGCTCGCAATTTTTGATCCGTCCGACGCGGTACTCAACCCGATGTGGCGCCAGGGCATGTTCGTCATGCCCTTCATGGCCCGACTCGGCGTTACCGGCAGCTGGGGCGGCTGGAGCATCACCGGCGAGACCGGTGTTGATCCAGGCTTCTGGAGCTTTGAAGGTGTGGCTGCAGCCCACATCGTCTTTAGCGGCCTGCTCTTCTTGGCCGCCATCTGGCACTGGACCTACTGGGATCTAGAGATCTGGCAGGACCCACGCACCGGCGAACCAGCCCTCGATCTGCCCAAAATTTTTGGCATCCACCTGCTGCTTGCCGGCCTTGGTTGCTTCGGATTCGGGGCCTTTCACCTCACCGGGGTCTTCGGGCCTGGCATGTGGGTCAGTGATCCCTATGGAGTCACGGGTCACTTGGAGGCAGTCCAACCATCTTGGGGACCAGAAGGATTCAATCCCTTCAACCCTGGCGGCATCGTGGCCCACCACATTGCCGCTGGCATCGTTGGAATCATTGCTGGCATTTTCCACATCACAACTCGACCGCCGGAGCGCCTCTACAAGGCCCTCCGCATGGGCAACATCGAAACGGTGCTGGCCTCGGCCATCGCGGCCGTGTTCTTTGCAGCCTTCATTGTTGCCGGCACTATGTGGTACGGCGCTGCCGCAACCCCTGTAGAGCTGTTTGGCCCCACCCGCTATCAGTGGGACCAGAGCTACTTCAAGACGGAAATCAATCGTCGAGTCCAAACAGCTCTCGACAACGGAGCCACCAAGGAACAGGCCTATGCCTCGATTCCTGAGAAGCTGGCCTTCTATGACTACGTCGGCAACAGTCCTGCCAAGGGCGGCCTGTTCCGGGTTGGTCCGATGGTGAATGGCGACGGCTTGCCCACCGGCTGGATTGGCCACATCTCCTTCACCGACAAAGATGGCCGGGATCTGGAAGTGCGCCGCCTGCCCAACTTCTTCGAGAACTTCCCTGTGATTCTCCTAGACCAAGAGGGAATCGTGCGAGCTGACATTCCCTTCCGCCGTGCTGAAGCGAAGTACTCCTTCGAGCAGACCGGCGTAACCGCAACCGTTTACGGAGGCGCCCTCAACGGCCAGGTCTTCACTGATCCTGCCGATGTGAAGCGCCTGGCCCGCAAGGCCCAGCTCGGGGAAGCCTTCGAATTTGACCGGGAGACTTATCACTCCGACGGTGTATTCCGTAGCTCGCCCCGGGGCTGGTTCACCTTTGGCCACGCCACCTTCGCCCTTCTCTTCTTCTTCGGCCACATCTGGCACGGTGCTCGCACCCTGTATCGCGATGTGTTTGCCGGTATTGATCCTGACCTTGGCGAACAAGTGGAATTCGGTCTCTTCCAGAAATTGGGAGACCGCTCGACCCGTCGTCTGCCCGAGGGCTACGTGCCCCCGGCAGGCAGTCCCCTCAGCTGA
- a CDS encoding 30S ribosomal protein S1 encodes MTVTPSDTSTEALNQEATSAEAELDFAAAMGDDLDLAIPEEVPTADDPSSRAASRNDADGVGFTLDEFASLLSKYDYNFKPGDVVNGTVFALESKGAMIDIGAKTAAFMPVQEVSINRVEGLSDVLVPGEIREFFIMSEENEDGQLSLSIRRIEYQRAWERVRQLQKEDATIYSEVFATNRGGALVRVEGLRGFIPGSHISTRKAKEELVADFLPLKFLEVDEERNRLVLSHRRALVERKMNRLEVGEVVLGTVRGIKPYGAFIDIGGVSGLLHISEISHEHIETPHTVLNVNDQMKVMIIDLDAERGRISLSTKALEPEPGDMLTDPQKVFDKAEEMAARYKQMLLEQAEDNEPMGVTLD; translated from the coding sequence ATGACCGTGACCCCTTCCGATACCAGCACTGAAGCGCTCAACCAAGAAGCGACCAGTGCCGAGGCCGAGCTCGATTTCGCCGCCGCCATGGGCGATGACCTCGATCTAGCCATTCCGGAAGAGGTCCCAACCGCCGATGACCCCAGCAGTCGCGCTGCCTCCCGCAACGACGCTGATGGCGTGGGTTTCACCCTGGATGAGTTTGCGTCGCTGCTGAGCAAGTACGACTACAACTTCAAGCCGGGTGACGTTGTCAACGGCACCGTGTTTGCCCTGGAATCGAAGGGCGCCATGATCGACATCGGCGCCAAAACAGCGGCATTTATGCCCGTTCAGGAGGTGTCAATCAACCGGGTTGAAGGCCTCAGCGACGTTCTCGTGCCAGGCGAGATCCGCGAGTTCTTCATCATGAGTGAGGAGAACGAAGACGGCCAGCTCTCGCTTTCCATCCGCCGTATCGAGTATCAGCGTGCCTGGGAACGGGTGCGCCAGCTGCAGAAAGAAGACGCGACCATCTACAGCGAAGTGTTTGCCACCAACCGTGGTGGCGCCCTCGTGCGGGTTGAAGGCTTGCGCGGGTTCATTCCGGGCAGCCACATCAGCACCCGCAAGGCCAAAGAAGAGCTGGTGGCCGACTTCCTGCCCCTTAAGTTCCTTGAGGTGGACGAGGAGCGCAACCGCCTGGTGCTCAGCCATCGCCGCGCCCTGGTGGAACGCAAGATGAATCGCCTAGAAGTGGGCGAAGTGGTGCTCGGCACCGTGCGCGGCATCAAGCCCTACGGCGCCTTCATCGACATCGGTGGAGTCAGCGGCCTGCTGCACATCTCCGAAATCAGCCACGAGCACATCGAGACACCGCACACGGTGCTCAATGTCAACGACCAGATGAAGGTGATGATCATCGACCTGGATGCCGAGCGGGGCCGGATCTCCCTCTCGACCAAGGCCCTCGAGCCCGAGCCCGGCGACATGCTCACCGATCCCCAGAAAGTGTTCGATAAAGCTGAGGAAATGGCCGCCCGCTACAAGCAGATGCTGCTTGAGCAGGCCGAAGACAACGAACCAATGGGCGTCACCCTCGACTAA
- a CDS encoding HAD family hydrolase: MAELFLRGEPLADATGTPFPIEAVLFDKDGTLCISEPMLQTLAEARVFHACELLLLRHQELPASRGDELAQLLQRAYGLRDSSIHPAGATAVGSRSHNLISTATALAQVGLGWPEALELSESVFTATDGLHGQGSEHRPIATAGLHDLMQALQEAGVVCAVISNDDEAGIEAFLASQNLRSRFQGLWSADHNPRKPDPAAVHALCAQLGIQPNRCALIGDANSDLRMAQQAGVPVVLGYGAGWSIAPPLDPRFPYLQHWRELQVNAGQHIG; encoded by the coding sequence ATGGCTGAGCTGTTTCTGCGGGGAGAACCCCTGGCCGATGCCACGGGAACACCATTCCCAATCGAAGCGGTGTTGTTCGACAAGGACGGCACCCTTTGCATCAGCGAACCCATGCTCCAAACCCTGGCCGAGGCCAGGGTTTTTCATGCCTGCGAGCTACTGCTGCTGCGCCACCAGGAGCTACCCGCCAGCCGAGGCGACGAGCTGGCTCAGCTACTGCAGCGGGCCTACGGGCTCCGCGATAGCTCTATCCATCCGGCCGGCGCCACGGCCGTCGGCTCCCGCAGCCACAACCTGATCTCCACCGCCACAGCGTTGGCCCAGGTTGGCCTTGGCTGGCCAGAAGCCCTTGAACTAAGCGAAAGCGTATTTACGGCCACCGATGGCCTGCATGGCCAGGGGAGTGAGCACCGGCCCATCGCCACCGCCGGACTCCACGATTTGATGCAAGCACTGCAGGAAGCAGGAGTGGTGTGCGCCGTGATCAGCAACGATGACGAGGCCGGCATCGAAGCTTTTCTGGCCAGCCAAAACCTCAGGTCCAGGTTTCAAGGCCTGTGGAGTGCCGACCACAACCCGCGCAAGCCAGACCCGGCGGCGGTGCACGCACTCTGCGCCCAACTCGGAATACAGCCCAACCGTTGCGCCCTGATCGGAGATGCCAATAGCGACCTGCGCATGGCCCAGCAGGCGGGAGTGCCCGTGGTGCTCGGCTATGGGGCGGGCTGGAGCATCGCCCCGCCGCTAGATCCCCGCTTCCCCTACCTGCAACATTGGCGCGAACTCCAGGTAAACGCAGGCCAGCACATAGGCTGA